Genomic DNA from candidate division WOR-3 bacterium:
GGCACGATCTAGTGCTTTCATGTTATGTGTGAATTCCTCTGCTGCCGAGCCGGTGTATCCATCTATCAGGATATATAGATCCGTGTCGTACATACGCTTGCCCGGAACGTATGGGATAGTCCAGTATTGCTCGACTTTTCCATCGTACACCTGTTCCAGAGTATTAAGATGCGTTCTGCCCTGTTCAGTACCTCTAACAAAGTAACTGCTAAGGAGTTGTACCATAGTCGGTTTGCCGCCCGGCGTATCCCTGAGATCAATTATGACGGCATCTGAATTGGCGAGAAAATTCATGGAAGCAACCGCGGTTGCTCCCGCATAGTCGGGGTTTGAGAAGAAATCGAGATCCAGATACCCTACATTACCTTTCAGGATCTCCACTCTCTTGAAGCCAAAATTTGTCAGCCGGTCCTTCTCGGCCATAGCCATGTTTGCTTCTTCGACCTCTTCGGCAGATTGACTTTTTTCAGCAGTGACCAATCTTGCCCGCTCTGGATTGTATTCGATGAAAAAGTGATTATCGTTGCTGCTTTCGCGGAGATCAGCCCAGACTGCATTGGCAAATTCAGTGGGACTATGTAGTGTGTCATACGAACCGTTCTTGAATTTCTCATTCAGATAATCTGCCAATTGTTGCGCAACATCTCGCAACACGTATTTTTCGATGATCAAGCGGTTAACACTGTCGATAACAGCCTTCCTGGCATCGGAATCCATCTTCATTTCTTTAGTTCCGCCCATGGCTAATAGTGCGATAAAAAAAAACACAACGGCTAAGAAGCATTTGGTTTTTTTGTTGTTGTGCATTGTTCAGACTCCTCTTTAACATTTCTTTTTTATTTCTTGCTTATCAGTCTTTCAACGATTCCGAGAATTCTGAGTACGATGAGCACCGAGACACAGGCGATAATTGCCAGTATGTAGTAACCTGCGCCGACGGCCAGTCCGAGTCCGCTGGCGAGCCAGATCGTTGCCGCCGTTGTTAGACCGTACACCTCACCGCGCGCGCGGATGATTGCGCCGGCACCCAGAAAACCAATTCCCGTTACTACGCCGGCGACGATCCTGCCTAATTCAAAGCTGGCCAGACCAAGTTCGAAACCGATGAGCATGAAGATCGTCGAGCCCAGGCAGACAAGGATTATCGTCCGCAGACCTGCAGGTTTGTGCTCGAGTTCACGTTCGAGGCCGACCAGGCCTCCTATCACTATTGACGTGGCAAGCCGTAGCATGATTGTTGTCCATTCCATAGGATTATAATAACTGCCAAGGGGACAATGTCAACAACTCGACACGATCTCAATAACAAACGTTGAGTTCGTTATTCGCGCCATTTTCGTTGTTTTCGCTGAACACGATAGACAGAGATGTGAGGAGTGACTTGAAATAATAATATATGTGAATAATATAGTATGTTACCATGTACCCGGCAAGGAGGAGAGTTTGAGAAATATCAGATCGTTCATCAACAGGCACCAGGTCGGCTCATTTTTCATTGTATCGCTCGTCGATGAATATGATGAACCCATTGATGGGTGTATTGCCCACTACAACTGCCGGCACGGTATTACTCGTTCTCTTTGCTATGTTCGCGGTAATACATGACCGGATGTGGAGGAGACTTCCGGTTGACGATCCTGCAGTAATTTCAACGCCATGAGGCCAGCGGGATGTAATATGTTCGGGGGTCGAGATTTAAAAAAATTCGATAATGTCAACAGGGAGATCTTTATCTTGCATAATTTCGTTACAATTTGCATAAAATTTAAAGGGGGTCTTATGAGTAACATTTCCAATAGGTTTAGCATAGGGGTAGCGCTGTTGATGCTGACTGCAGTATGTGCAAGAGTGTCGTTTGCGCACTGTGAGATACCTTGCGGCATCTACGGTGACGAAATGCGTTTTGAAATGATCGAAGAGCATATCGTGACGATCGAGAAATCCATGCAAATGATCGTAGAACTATCGAAGGAAGCAGAAAAGAATTATAACCAGATTGTCCGCTGGATCAATAATAAGGAAGAACATGCAAATCATATACAGGAAATAGTATCGCAGTACTTTCTAACACAGCGGGTAAAAGTAGCAGATGCTAAAGATAAAGATGCCTATCAGAAATACGTTAAGCAGGTCGTGCTGCTCCAGCAGATGCTTGTATTCGCAATGAAGGCAAAACAATCGCTTGACTTCACAAATATCGCGCGCTTGCGTACTCTTTTGGAGGAATTCGAGAGGATATATCTTGGTAAGTGAGGTCTTAATCTATGTTTGAATTGCCCGAATATATGACTCTTTCTAAGCAGATGAACAAAATTCTAAGAGGTAAGAAGATAAAACGCGGCGTGTTGGGGAATTCACCTCACAAATTTGTGTGGTATAACCGGAAGCATGCTGAGTTTGAGAAATTGACGAGGGACAAGACCGTCGGCGAGGCACGGTCTGAAGGTAGGTGGTTATTCATCGACCTGAAGCCCGGCTACGAGTTATTGTTCGGTGAGTGCGGTGGAAAGATGTTGTATCATCCACCCGGCATTGGTCTACCCAAGAGATACCATTTGTGGCTTGCTTTCGAAGACGGATCGTCATTCACGGCAACAACTCAGATGTGGGGGGCGTATGAACTGTACGAAATAGGCAAAGCACGCAACCGCAAATATGTTAAGGACATGAGAACAACTCCGACAGATGACAAATTCACATTTGAATACTTCTGTAGACTTATAGATACCCTTCCCGGGAAGAAAAGTGTGAAAGGTCTTCTGACCCAGGACCAATTGATCCCCGGTTTGGGCAATGCGATAGCGCAAGATATCATGTTTACGGCGAGGTTGCACCCGCGGCATCCCGTTGAGGAGTTGACAAAAGACAATAGGCGGAAACTACATAAGGTAATAATGATTATAGTTCGAGACGTAATCAAAAAGGGTGGCCGCTATGATGAATACGATCTTCATGGCAATTTGGGCAAGTATGTACGTGTGATGGATAAAAACGCCGTCGGACGTCCCTGCCCTGAGTGCGGCACAAAGATACAGAAGATCCAGTATCTTGGTGGTGCGTGCTATTTCTGTCCCGAGTGCCAGAAATGAGAGATCTGGTTGGCCCCACAGATTTGGTAAGACATGCCACGCTTGAGGATATAGCAGCGTTGATCGATCTTTACAGAGAGTTTCATGAATTCCATGTTAAAGGCGTTCCGGACCGTTTGCAGCGTCCTAACGAATATGATACTGACGATTTGCGGTCGAAGTTGGTAGATATAATAGAAGCCGAAGACTCAAACATCTTCGTTGCGGAATTGGATGGTCAGGTTATTGGTCTTGCCGAGGTGTATATGAAAGAAGATGAGTCGAATCCCTATAGAGTTTCCTACAAATATACACATCTGCAGAGTATTATGGTGAGCGAGAAATGCAGAAGAAAGGAGATCGGTAGACGACTCCTGCGGGCAGTTGAACAGTGGTCAAAGGAGAAGGATGCTACGGAAGTAAGATTAAATATCTGGGAATTTGACAACGGACCGCTGAGGTTCTACGAAAAAGAGGGCTACCGTACGCTTAGACGCACGATGGTACGGAAGCTTTGATCGGTATGGATCGCTGAAATTAAAGGAGGTCATATGGCCAAGACAAAAAACCTTAAGGAGATTCTAATTTTGCTGCGGAAATACAGCCAGTTGATCGTCGATCTCGGCTATGCAGCGGTGCTGGAGGACAATCTTGAACTGGCCCAGGAAGCTTTCAGGGTGAAGACAGAGATTAAGGAACTGGATTATCAATTGAGGAAGGAAGCGTTGATGGTCGCGCGCTTATCAAGGTCGGCAAAGGAAGATATCCCGCAGATCGCCAACATACTGCAGATCGGGGTTGCGATAAAGGAAATATCAGATGGGATCGATGACTTGATCGAGATCGCGGTCAGAAACGTAGGTGTTCATCCGATAATCAGGATTGCATATTCGAGGAAGGATATCAGGATAACAAGACACGTTGTTGGTGAGGCATCCAAACTTGACGGAAAGAAGCTTGATGACATCAAAATGGATCCGGATGCTGGATTCAGGGTGATCGCAGTACGGCGCGAGAACGAGTGGACGCTTGACCCTCCAGGAGGTAAGAAGCTGCTGAATGGCGATATTGTGATAGTTGAAGGAAGAGACGTTGCCGCACGAAAGATGCAGGATTATGTCAAAGGCACGAAGAAGGAAACGAATAAATAGAAGAATAGTTACCGATATCCTTCTGCAGGCGACGCCGGTAGTCATTCTGACATCGGTTGGTGAGCTCTTTGCCGGCTCGATACTGGGTAAGATGCACGAGCGTTTGGATCTTATCCCCGGGCTGATAATTCTCGTGCCCGCAGTAATGGGACTCAGAGGTAATATCGGCACGGCCCTTGGCTCGAGAATATCAACGTCTCTACATCTGGGCCTTGTGGGCAGGAGATTTTCCTTTAGCAGATTCAACTTGAGTAACATCGGCGCCGGGTTTTCACTTTCGCTGACGGTTTCAATTATTATCGGGCTTTTCGCCCGATTCGTCTGTCACATCTTCGGACTTCCGAGTATCCCGTTGGTGAATTTACTGCTGATCGCAATCCTCGCGTCGGCGATGGCTTCACTCGTGCTCATACCATTTACGGTAACGCTCACCTATTTTGCATTCAACAGGCGCCTGGATCCAGATAATATAGTGGCACCGATCATCGGTATGGTTGGTGATATCATAACCGTGGCCGTGGTATTCATCGCCGCCGATATAGTTTTACGACTCAAGATTGACGAAGCATGGAGCCTGTTGTTTTTGCCGGTCGTGCCAATGATCATCAGACGAATGCCCTCTCGATACAAACTCCTGAATATCCTTAAACAGAGTATCCCGATTCTGTTCGTGTGTACAATGTTGGGTGTTCTGGCCGGGATATATCTACATTGGCAATACGAGAAATTCTATCTTGTCCCCGGACTTCTCATTCTGGTGCCGCAGATCATTGCGAAAGCCGGCAGTATCGGCGGTATCTTCGGCGCACGGTTTTCGTCCGGGTTGCATCTCGGCTACCTAAGGCCCTACCGGGTGAATGACTATGTGATAAAAAACTTCATCGGAGCGATTGCTTTAGCACTCGTGATCTCTCCCCTGGTGACAGTGATAACTAAGTTCGGGGCAGACCTTTTCAGGATACCGATTGTACCGATCATTCCACTCTTCTTCATTAACCTTTTTGCCATTTTGACAATAACTCTGATCGTATTTCTTCTCGATTTCGTGACTGCCTCGCTGTCTTATAAGATCAGGATTGACCCGTCAAATTCGGTCATACCATTTGTGACGAGTCTGGGTGACATCATAGGTACGGTCATTCTTGTGTTGGCGATAAGTATGTTTCTGTGAGCAGTTTGATTTTGTCGTTACGACTTTATCATCACGAGTAGCATCTTGAACTTCTGGACCGCCTTGAGCGCGTGCGGTTCGTTTGCCGGCATGATTATCATTTCCCCGGCTTTCAGTGAATGTTCAGTGCCAGATATCGTTATTACTCCATGGCCGTCGATTATGTAGACAAGCGCATCAAAAGGCGCAGTGTGTTCGCTCAATCCCTGGCCGCGGTCGAAGGCGAAAACGGTTACGGTGCCGGTTTTTTTGTTGATCACCTCACTGCTCACAATGGCGTACTTCTGATAATCAATGATGCTCTGCAGATCGATTGCCTGTGACAGCAGATGTTTGGTTTTGTTAATATTATGATTCATTTATCTCCTTCAGTACTATCTCATCGTGATGTATTATTGAAATAGATTCTTATATTACTGCTTCATTATAGTTATACATGTTTGAGTGTCAATCTACGGATGCTTTGCCCGTTCTGAGCCAAGATGCCCAGTCAAGCCGTCCGTTTTCCGCGGCCATGACAGCAGCCGCTTCCCAATCGTATTCCAACATAACCTGCTGAGCACTCCACTCTCCGTTATCTTCACTGACTATAGAGTAGCGCGCATGTGGTGAACCAGCCTGCATCACGTGGAGATATGGGTTGTCATCCCTGAAGGCAGGTAATCCAGCGCTCCCCGGGTTGACAACGAGTATGTCTTTTTGCAGGTTGACCGACTGTGGGACATGATCGTGCCCGCATAGTATCACCGGGCACCCTATGTTCTTAGCCATCCGGCACATGTCCTCCCTGCTTCTTGATACAGCACCGTCGCTACAGACATCCCAGAAAAAATAGCATGTATCCGATTGAGGCGTGGCATGGCAGGCGAACAGATCGTCATCGACAATTCGTGTTGCCGGGATTTCACGCAGCCATTCGATATGCTTTGGTTCGAGATTTCTCCGGACATGACACAGGGTAGGCGATGGTTCAGCATCGCCGGGGGTCAATATTAGTTTATCTTCATTGCCGAAAACGGAAAGAATGTCTCTTTGCATGAGCATTTCAGCAGTGCTTACAGGCTCGAGTGGGCCGTAAAGAGAATCCCCGAGGTTGATGATCCGCTCGATGCCGTGACTCTTGATGTCCTTGAGAACCGAAGCGAGTGCCAAGCTGTTTCCGTGTATATCAGAAATTATGGCATATCTTCTCATGAATACACTCTGTCCTTGGTGTTCATGCTGGATTGAACAGTAAGGGAACCGCCTCTTGATATATGACTCTTAGGGCAGTTTTTTACGAAACCCTTATCTGCCCCGTTCAGCAAGCCACTGCTTGAACTGCTCGCCGCCCGGTATTTTGTTTATCCAGTCCGTAATTTTTTGAAGCCCTTCATGGCGTACTGTTATCAATTCATCAAGGCTCGATGGCCGGTGCGCGGTGACATCCTCTTCGAAAAGGTGCAGCGGGTAATTGTAGCTTCGAGGCAATTCCTGGATTTCGCTCGGCGCGAAAGTCGAGAGGATGACTCCAGACAAGAGCGCCTGGTGGATGAAGATGAGATAGCGCTCGTCGCTTTCGTAAAGTTCAGTAAGTTCGGGTGCCTGGTAGATTTCAAAGAATTTGTCCTGCCATGTTTTGAACAAGCCGTCTTCCGGACGGATCACCAATATTCCGGCATTGAAGTATGGTCTCAAGATGTTTTGATCGACGTGTGTTTTCATCGGGAACACGCGTTCTTCAGGCACATTACAATAACGGTATACCAGCGACCAGAACGGATCGATCGGTTTGTCATACAATGAACCAACATTTGCATGGTGGACGGGCCGGTAACCAAGATTCTTATCAGCGGCGAGCAGAAGGTCCGCGGGCTCTTGCAGTATTATTGTATTTGAACTTACCCAGGCGAGGATATCTGTTTTACCATCGGCCAATGATTCGGCGAGTGCTGCTGCGCGAATATCGGCCGCGAAAAAGAATCGCGCAATTTCACGTTCGATCTCGAATGAAATCAACTCAGCATTCAATTCGGTAATTCTTTTTCTGAATGGTTCTGAAGGCTGTGGGCCGAAGTCTGGCACGAAACACCAGATCGGGGATTGCGAGAGATCTCCTCCGAAATTGCGTATGCTTTCGATCAGTAGCAGCGTGTTTGCTTCTGACCATTCTACCGGGTAGGCAACAGTGGTGAAGATGAGCTTAGTGTTGTCAGGCATTTCCTTACCCGCGTACAGGCAAAGAGTAGTGGCAATCAGTATGAAAGCGCAAGCCACGAGAACAGGCTGTAGGTGCTTTTTTGTTCGTGAGCGGCATTTCATACTATTTAGTAGGGCATACCGGAAGAATGACTCTGTCGTAGATCTCGTTCAGTACCTGTGCCAGAGCAGTGTACATCGCGGAAAGTCCGCAGACAATTCCTTCAAAGCCGGCAACAATCCGTAATGCGGAGCTGTTGAATATTTCGCTTAGTGCGAGAAGGAAAAAGAGCGTTGCCAGGGAGAAAAATACGAATTGAAGGGCGCGGTTTATCTTCAATGTTCCTATGAACATCACTGCTGTGAAAATGCCCCACATGATCAGGTATGCTGCCATCGCGGCTGGCAATGGTGCACTAATCATCCCGATTCTCGGAAACAACACGAGAGCTACGAGTGAGAGCCAGAAGAGACCATAAGAAGTGAATGCTGTGGTCCCGAAGGTGTTTCCTTTTTTCCATTCCATTACACCGGCGAATATTTGGGCAAGCCCTCCATAAAAGATACCCATTGCCAGGATCATGCTGTCAAGGCCGTATAACCCGGCATTGTGCAGGTTGAGAAGCACAGTTGTCATGCCAAAACCAAGCAGGCCCAGCGGGGCTGGATTGGCCATCGTATCCCTTATCGTTGTGACCGATTCATTTGACGGGTGAGTCATTTCTGCTCCTTTTCAGTTATTCCTTTATTCAACCAGCTGATCTCAAAATAGGATAGAACGGATTTATACCACACGGAGAGTGCAGTGGCCACTTTTTGAGTATATTCATGGTGTTTTGCTTGTCAATAATCTGTGGTGGAAAATCGATAAATTTCATATTGACAAGTTTTATTATATTAGTATAATTGCTTTGAGTCGCATGATTTGTTGGAGGTACCGCAGAATACTCATATTCGCAACCCTCAATAAATGTGGACTTGAAAGGAGAAAAAATGGTGTATGGAAAGGTGAAATGGTTCGATAGCAGGAAAGGGTACGGATTCATCGAGAAAGAAGACGGTACCGGTGATGTATTTGTGCACTACGCTGACATTGCGGGTGAAGGTTACCGGTCCCTTAGAGAAGGCGAGAGAGTTAAGTTTGAGATTACCCAATCCCCCAAAGGGGACAAAGCAACAAAAGTCGAACTTGCATAACACACAATAACCTGAATAAAGCCCCCGGAAGGGGGCTTTATTTTTTACGACAAACAAATGTGGCTGAGCATTCAACCCGTAAGAATTGGTATCTTTGTGAAGAATACTACAGGACGGCGCTTAGATCAATCCTTGTGCCACGACATGTTCTCGAGATATTGGCGGAGGTGGCCGGCGGTTCGGAATTTATGGATGATCAGTGATCTCTTCAAGCCGCAGCATATTCCTTTTATCTCCTGTGGATGTTTTCGGTAGTGCTGTGCACCGCCTAGGATGTCGTAGAAGATACGTATAAGATTGCAGACGTCGTCGCGGATATTTTCCGCATCAGGTGAACCCCAATTATACATATCAACTAGTTTTACGATGAACGAAAGTCCCTGGCGTTTGATGATGATGTTATCATCGTGAAGGTCGCCGTGATATTCACGGGCTCTGTGTATTTGTTCGACCCCGGCGGCGAGGGCATGCAGCAGGTGAAGTCCTTCGAATGGGGTGAGTCGCTTCCCTGGTTGGCGTGCCACGAAATCGCTCAGCAATTCGCCTTCGACGTAGTCTGATATCATCACGGTCGTTGGTTCTCTGTAAAGATTTATTCTTTCTTGCGTGTGATATTGTATCAGGATGGAGCAGTGACGGAGCCTGTGGAGTTTTCTTGCGTAGAACTTCGTGGCCCGATCATGCCTGTTTCTCTGGGGGAAGAATACCTTTGCCGCCCTTTCGACCCCCGTATTTCTTTCCCTGACGCGGTATACTTCGCCTTCCCATCCACTACCCAGCGAAGCGAGAACCTCATACTTGCCGGCGATGATACGCCCGGGTATAAGGTTAAAACTTTCGATTTGTCTTCCCGTTTTCATGCTATTTACTTTATCCCTCACTACTATATTGCGTGTGTCCGAAATGTCAATATTTCTTTATGAACCTAGCGGGTGCTCTTTCTGGACCCAGCGTTGACTTGGAGGGCGTTTTGTCTATACTGGTAGTTAAACACGAATCAATCGTATGTTATCTCATGAAAGGAGCCGTCATGGACATGTTGAGTAAAAGGAAAGGTTTATCCAATTGGAGCTTCATTGCTATGTTGGTCTTATTTTATATGGTAATGCCCACGTTGACATCCGGCAAGCAAATATCTGAAAAAGAAAAGGTCAAGATCATTGAGACTGTCTGCTCCCTTCTGGAAAGTAATTATATAGATCCTGATATGGGGAAAACAGTCAGCGCACAACTTAGTGCTAGTCACAGCCAAGGGGAATATAGGGAAGTATCGTCGGCCGAAGAATTCGCCGCCCAGTTGGACGCTGATCTCACAGAGTGGAGCAGCGATAAACATCTTGGGGTAATATACGATCCTGAATGGGTGATGCAAATAAGAGAAGAGGGTCCTGAAGATGCATACCTCACTGAGGAAATGGTTAATGAAGAGAGAATGGGTAATTTTGGCTTCAGGCGAATGGAAATCCTGGACGGGAACGTTGGTTATCTTGATCTGAGGATCTTTTTTCACCCTAAATACGCCGGGGAAACGGCGGTGGCGGCGATGAATTACCTGTCAAATTGCAGAGCAGTGATTATAGACCTGCGAAGCAATGGCGGTGGCTGGGGCGATATGGTTTCCTTGTTGTGCAGCTATTTCCTTGATAATGAAGAGTGTGTGCACCTTAATTCAGTGTATTCCCGTCCTGATGACCGGTATTACCAAAGCTGGACATTGCCCTACGTGCCGGGAAGGATACTGGCTGATGTTCCTTTGTATATCCTTACATCCAGGTCGACCTTCTCGGCGGCCGAAGAGTTCTGCTATAATCTCAAATACCTCAAGAGAAGTACGATCGTCGGTGAGCGGACACGTGGTGGAGCTCATCCGATCAGCTCACAGGTTCTTGACGACGATCTCATACTGATAATACCGGAATGCGCTTCTATTCACCCGGTCACGCAGAGCAACTGGGAAGGAGTGGGTGTCGAGCCGGATGTTGAAGTACCTGCAGATGAAGCGTTCAATGTTGCGTATTCGAATATTATTAGGCAACTTCGCGATACGGTGCTGGACAATAGAGAAAAGGCTTTCTATCAGTGGCATCTTGATGGATTCAGTGCAAGACTCAATCCAGTGGTTGTTGAGCCTTATGTGATGCAATCGTATGCGGGTAAGTATAGTTCATTGTATATCATTTATGAGAACGGGTCCTTGTTCTACCGTCGCGGTGATCGTATGAGATACAGAATGACACCGATGAGCCAGACTCTTTTTCTAGTTGATGACCAGAGCAATATTAGGATCAGGTTCAAGAAAGAAAAAGATATCGTCAGCGGGATTGTTGCTTTGTATAGTGACGGCAATAGCAGTGAATATAAGCGGGAAGTAGAATGAGGTGGATCTTTAATCGATAAATGGGGGTCAATCAATGCATATCATACATCTGAAGGAAGCAAAAAAGTACGAACCGGAAAAAGGTTGGCTTCGCGCAAGCGTATGCTGCCAGAATAATGTATCGATAGAATATTTCGTTAAGCCAGGCAAACACTCATCGCCGCTACACGACCATCCTCAAGAGCAAGTATGTGTTGTCATAAAGGGCAGGATGATGGTCAGGAGCGGAGATGGCGAGGAAGCCATGCTCGAACCAGGCGATGCTGCTCATTTTGAGCCTAACGAACCGCACGCGGTCGCGAATGCTATCGATGAGGAGTCGATCGGCATAGATATCTTTGTGCCGGGCCGGTCGTTCGACTTCTGGCTTAAAAGGAAGAGCTGAGTATTCTGGTTGAAACGGTGTAGACAAAGAATTATTTTCATTATACTCGTCATCCATTTGGAATGCCCCTCACCGTGAAAATTTCTGCTGTTCAAATATCCTTTTCATTTGCGAGAAGATTGTCAAAGATCCTTTGGAGGTCGTCCTCAAATTGCCCGATCTCTTGTTTCGAGAATCCCACGTAGAATAGCCGAGTCATGTCTTGAGATACTTCCGTATATTTTTTTTCAAAAGTCTTATCTTTCTCTGTTCGCTCTATCAATATTATGCGGCGGTCGTCACGGCACTGGATGCGGGACACGTAGCCCGATGATTCGAGCCGGTCAAGCATGCTTGTCAGGGTCGATTTGCCGAGCGAGGTTCTTCTTGCCAGTTCGTTGATCGGGATCCTGCTCGTGTGCCAGAGCGCGAACATGATTCTCCCCTGGGCAGGGTTTAATTCTATGCCGTTGTCTCTCAGTTTGCGACTGAATATCCGGCCTGCAAGTTGATGTATCTTGGCAATGAGAAAACCGCCATGGCGCTGTCTTTTCATGTTGTCTCCAATATTTTGAAGCCAAAGGCCTGGCCCTTATACCAACCCTTAGTTTTCTTTGGGTACAACCGCAGGACGGTGTGATCCGGGTCGTGCGGGCCTTCGGGATAATAGCGCTTCCATCCCTCTTGCCAAAGTGCTTCCCTGAGGTGGGGATCGTCAAGGATCTCGATGTTCCCCGCGAGCATGAGACCATGGAAGTCATTTGGCGCGCAGTAATATACACAGACCGCGGAGTTGTCCTTTATCTGTGCAATTTTCTCCGAGGAAGTGTTGGTAGAAAAAAGGATCATTAAATCGTCTCTGTGATCCTTGAACATATGGACCAGCTTCGGGAATTTCGTCTTGTTGCGTAGATTGAACATGCACCTTGTCTGCGGATATCCCTCTTTATCTATTGTCGTGACGTACGCGGCATCCGCAGATTCGAGCAGTTCGATACTCGCACGTTTTATCTCTTTTTCATCCATGTTTTCTCCTTCTGTTTAATTCTATATAGTATAGTTCGATATAGTAATAATGTCAAGTACTTCTTTTGGCATATCGGAGTATCTGACATTTGACAAAACTGCGAGGATATGTATCATTATAAGTTAGACTAAGCAGGGCGAAGAACGTGGAGAACAAACACATAAGAATCAGCAAATTCCTGAGCCTTGTGCTCAGACACAAGCCCGAGACAATTGGGCTGGAATTGGATAGTGAGGGATGGGGTGATGTGGGGGAATTGATAAGAAAATCCTTTGATGCCGGTGTTGTGCTCGACAGGCCGATCCTGCGGCAAGTTGTAGACGGCGGGGAGAAAAAGAGATTCAGCTTCAATTCTGATGGTTCAAAAATCCGCGCAAATTACGGACACTCAATACCTGTGTTGCCGGTTCATGAACCCGTCGAGCCACCGGAA
This window encodes:
- a CDS encoding S41 family peptidase; translated protein: MHNNKKTKCFLAVVFFFIALLAMGGTKEMKMDSDARKAVIDSVNRLIIEKYVLRDVAQQLADYLNEKFKNGSYDTLHSPTEFANAVWADLRESSNDNHFFIEYNPERARLVTAEKSQSAEEVEEANMAMAEKDRLTNFGFKRVEILKGNVGYLDLDFFSNPDYAGATAVASMNFLANSDAVIIDLRDTPGGKPTMVQLLSSYFVRGTEQGRTHLNTLEQVYDGKVEQYWTIPYVPGKRMYDTDLYILIDGYTGSAAEEFTHNMKALDRAVIIGETTVGSGHNVDIEVIQKSFVMHLPVRRPINPITGTGWERTGIEPHISVPGKQALDKAYLMALEKIIGKTPHADQKFALNWAIDGARARLEP
- a CDS encoding MgtC/SapB family protein, which produces MEWTTIMLRLATSIVIGGLVGLERELEHKPAGLRTIILVCLGSTIFMLIGFELGLASFELGRIVAGVVTGIGFLGAGAIIRARGEVYGLTTAATIWLASGLGLAVGAGYYILAIIACVSVLIVLRILGIVERLISKK
- a CDS encoding superoxide dismutase, Ni, which encodes MSNISNRFSIGVALLMLTAVCARVSFAHCEIPCGIYGDEMRFEMIEEHIVTIEKSMQMIVELSKEAEKNYNQIVRWINNKEEHANHIQEIVSQYFLTQRVKVADAKDKDAYQKYVKQVVLLQQMLVFAMKAKQSLDFTNIARLRTLLEEFERIYLGK
- a CDS encoding GNAT family N-acetyltransferase; amino-acid sequence: MRDLVGPTDLVRHATLEDIAALIDLYREFHEFHVKGVPDRLQRPNEYDTDDLRSKLVDIIEAEDSNIFVAELDGQVIGLAEVYMKEDESNPYRVSYKYTHLQSIMVSEKCRRKEIGRRLLRAVEQWSKEKDATEVRLNIWEFDNGPLRFYEKEGYRTLRRTMVRKL
- a CDS encoding magnesium transporter is translated as MSKARRRKRINRRIVTDILLQATPVVILTSVGELFAGSILGKMHERLDLIPGLIILVPAVMGLRGNIGTALGSRISTSLHLGLVGRRFSFSRFNLSNIGAGFSLSLTVSIIIGLFARFVCHIFGLPSIPLVNLLLIAILASAMASLVLIPFTVTLTYFAFNRRLDPDNIVAPIIGMVGDIITVAVVFIAADIVLRLKIDEAWSLLFLPVVPMIIRRMPSRYKLLNILKQSIPILFVCTMLGVLAGIYLHWQYEKFYLVPGLLILVPQIIAKAGSIGGIFGARFSSGLHLGYLRPYRVNDYVIKNFIGAIALALVISPLVTVITKFGADLFRIPIVPIIPLFFINLFAILTITLIVFLLDFVTASLSYKIRIDPSNSVIPFVTSLGDIIGTVILVLAISMFL
- a CDS encoding cupin domain-containing protein, producing MNHNINKTKHLLSQAIDLQSIIDYQKYAIVSSEVINKKTGTVTVFAFDRGQGLSEHTAPFDALVYIIDGHGVITISGTEHSLKAGEMIIMPANEPHALKAVQKFKMLLVMIKS
- a CDS encoding metallophosphatase family protein; this encodes MRRYAIISDIHGNSLALASVLKDIKSHGIERIINLGDSLYGPLEPVSTAEMLMQRDILSVFGNEDKLILTPGDAEPSPTLCHVRRNLEPKHIEWLREIPATRIVDDDLFACHATPQSDTCYFFWDVCSDGAVSRSREDMCRMAKNIGCPVILCGHDHVPQSVNLQKDILVVNPGSAGLPAFRDDNPYLHVMQAGSPHARYSIVSEDNGEWSAQQVMLEYDWEAAAVMAAENGRLDWASWLRTGKASVD
- a CDS encoding acetate uptake transporter codes for the protein MTHPSNESVTTIRDTMANPAPLGLLGFGMTTVLLNLHNAGLYGLDSMILAMGIFYGGLAQIFAGVMEWKKGNTFGTTAFTSYGLFWLSLVALVLFPRIGMISAPLPAAMAAYLIMWGIFTAVMFIGTLKINRALQFVFFSLATLFFLLALSEIFNSSALRIVAGFEGIVCGLSAMYTALAQVLNEIYDRVILPVCPTK
- a CDS encoding cold shock domain-containing protein, yielding MVYGKVKWFDSRKGYGFIEKEDGTGDVFVHYADIAGEGYRSLREGERVKFEITQSPKGDKATKVELA
- a CDS encoding protein kinase, with amino-acid sequence MRDKVNSMKTGRQIESFNLIPGRIIAGKYEVLASLGSGWEGEVYRVRERNTGVERAAKVFFPQRNRHDRATKFYARKLHRLRHCSILIQYHTQERINLYREPTTVMISDYVEGELLSDFVARQPGKRLTPFEGLHLLHALAAGVEQIHRAREYHGDLHDDNIIIKRQGLSFIVKLVDMYNWGSPDAENIRDDVCNLIRIFYDILGGAQHYRKHPQEIKGICCGLKRSLIIHKFRTAGHLRQYLENMSWHKD
- a CDS encoding S41 family peptidase, which translates into the protein MLVLFYMVMPTLTSGKQISEKEKVKIIETVCSLLESNYIDPDMGKTVSAQLSASHSQGEYREVSSAEEFAAQLDADLTEWSSDKHLGVIYDPEWVMQIREEGPEDAYLTEEMVNEERMGNFGFRRMEILDGNVGYLDLRIFFHPKYAGETAVAAMNYLSNCRAVIIDLRSNGGGWGDMVSLLCSYFLDNEECVHLNSVYSRPDDRYYQSWTLPYVPGRILADVPLYILTSRSTFSAAEEFCYNLKYLKRSTIVGERTRGGAHPISSQVLDDDLILIIPECASIHPVTQSNWEGVGVEPDVEVPADEAFNVAYSNIIRQLRDTVLDNREKAFYQWHLDGFSARLNPVVVEPYVMQSYAGKYSSLYIIYENGSLFYRRGDRMRYRMTPMSQTLFLVDDQSNIRIRFKKEKDIVSGIVALYSDGNSSEYKREVE